A single Sporosarcina sp. FSL W8-0480 DNA region contains:
- the atpE gene encoding F0F1 ATP synthase subunit C, with translation MGLLAAALAVGLGALGAGIGNGLIVSKTVEGIARQPEARGMLQTTMFIGVALVEALPIIATVIAFIVMNK, from the coding sequence ATGGGTCTTTTAGCAGCAGCTCTTGCAGTAGGTTTAGGTGCACTTGGAGCAGGTATTGGTAACGGTTTGATCGTTTCTAAAACAGTAGAAGGAATTGCTCGTCAACCAGAAGCACGCGGTATGCTTCAAACAACAATGTTCATCGGGGTAGCGTTAGTTGAGGCCCTTCCGATCATCGCGACAGTTATCGCGTTCATCGTAATGAACAAGTAA